The following coding sequences are from one Triticum aestivum cultivar Chinese Spring chromosome 5A, IWGSC CS RefSeq v2.1, whole genome shotgun sequence window:
- the LOC123103513 gene encoding putative disease resistance protein RGA3 isoform X2, with product MKMTNNSVDSPSSAQSLHCRPHLLVVLCSCSTPLLPAMVGTEMLAAAAVSQVARKIGEIIGAAQGEVTLCCSFSDDLESIKDTLVYLEDLLKNAERNSFGSERANLRHWLAQIKSLAFDIEDMVDDYYSSKEQFEGSSSYAQKGSLFCSLSNPVISKVSMVHKMKSKRELLQTRQHLPNQYHFISHINSVVDFDEKQTTSYRNSDIILFGRDRDLENLMDIIMQKSVGEISIISIVGPMGLGKTSLAQLVFNDARTKAFSFRIWVHVSMGNVSLEKIGRDIVSQTTERIEGNMQLQSIKNAVQTILNKYSCLIVLDNLWGKDEEVNELKQMLLTGIQTESKIVVTTHSYKVAELVSTVPPYKLSALSEDDCLSIFSQRAMTGRGDPLFREYGEEIVRRCGGTPLVANFLGSVVNAQRQRREIWKAAKDKDMWKIEEDYPEDKISPLFPSFKIIYYNMPHELRLCFVYCSIFPKGSVMDKKKLIQQWIALDMIESRHGTLPLDVTAEKYIDELKAIYFLQVIGRHQTAGEIFNASEEMLCMHDLAHDLARCQLQAYSQ from the exons ATGAAAATGACAAATAACTCGGTGGATAGTCCTAGTTCAGCTCAAAGCCTCCATTGCCGGCCGCATCTTCTGGttgtgctctgctcttgctccaCCCCCTTACTTCCAGCTATGGTTGGTACGGAGATGCTCGCGGCCGCGGCTGTGAGCCAGGTCGCCCGCAAGATCGGCGAAATCATCGGCGCCGCGCAGGGCGAGGTCACGCTGTGCTGCAGTTTCAGCGACGACCTGGAGAGCATAAAGGACACTCTGGTGTACCTAGAAGACCTGCTGAAAAATGCGGAGAGGAACTCCTTCGGAAGCGAGAGGGCGAATCTGCGGCACTGGCTCGCCCAGATCAAGTCCCTGGCCTTCGACATCGAAGACATGGTTGACGACTACTACTCTTCCAAGGAGCAGTTTGAAGGGAGCAGCAGCTATGCTCAGAAG GGATCATTGTTCTGCTCACTTTCCAATCCCGTGATTTCGAAAGTTAGCATGGTTCATAAGATGAAATCCAAGAGAGAGTTGTTGCAGACAAGGCAACACTTGCCAAATCAATATCATTTCATTTCACATATTAACTCAGTGGTGGATTTTGATGAGAAGCAGACAACATCATACAGAAATAGTGACATTATTCTTTTTGGGAGAGATAGAGACTTAGAAAATCTCATGGACATTATAATGCAGAAAAGTGTCGGTGAGATTTCCATTATTTCTATAGTAGGGCCCATGGGTCTTGGGAAAACAAGCCTTGCACAGCTAGTTTTCAATGATGCCAGAACAAAGGCATTCAGCTTCAGGATATGGGTTCATGTTTCCATGGGTAATGTCAGCCTTGAAAAAATCGGGAGGGATATAGTTTCACAAACTACCGAAAGGATTGAGGGAAATATGCAATTACAATCAATTAAGAATGCCGTTCAAACCATACTTAATAAGTATAGCTGCTTAATAGTATTAGACAACTTGTGGGGTAAAGATGAAGAAGTGAATGAGCTGAAGCAGATGTTGCTCACAGGTATACAGACAGAAAGCAAGATTGTAGTGACCACCCATAGCTATAAAGTTGCTGAGTTGGTGTCTACTGTTCCACCTTACAAGTTGTCTGCATTATCTGAAGATGATTGTTTGAGTATATTCTCACAAAGGGCAATGACTGGGCGTGGTGACCCACTGTTCAGGGAATACGGAGAAGAAATTGTTAGAAGGTGTGGCGGCACACCTTTGGTTGCTAACTTTCTTGGATCTGTGGTGAATGCTCAACGACAGAGGCGTGAGATCTGGAAAGCTGCCAAGGATAAAGATATGTGGAAGATAGAGGAAGATTATCCCGAAGACAAAATTTCACCACTATTTCCATCATTCAAGATAATATATTACAATATGCCTCACGAACTAAGATTATGCTTTGTATACTGTTCAATCTTCCCTAAAGGATCTGTCATGGACAAGAAAAAACTTATTCAGCAATGGATTGCACTTGACATGATTGAGTCCAGACATGGAACCTTACCTCTTGATGTAACTGCTGAGAAGTATATTGACGAACTTAAAGCAATATATTTCCTTCAAGTTATAGGAAGGCATCAA ACTGCTGGAGAAATATTCAATGCATCAGAGGAAATGCTCTGCATGCATGATTTGGCACATGATCTTGCTAG GTGTCAGCTTCAAGCTTACAGTCAATAG
- the LOC123103513 gene encoding disease resistance protein RGA2 isoform X1, whose product MTNNSVDSPSSAQSLHCRPHLLVVLCSCSTPLLPAMVGTEMLAAAAVSQVARKIGEIIGAAQGEVTLCCSFSDDLESIKDTLVYLEDLLKNAERNSFGSERANLRHWLAQIKSLAFDIEDMVDDYYSSKEQFEGSSSYAQKGSLFCSLSNPVISKVSMVHKMKSKRELLQTRQHLPNQYHFISHINSVVDFDEKQTTSYRNSDIILFGRDRDLENLMDIIMQKSVGEISIISIVGPMGLGKTSLAQLVFNDARTKAFSFRIWVHVSMGNVSLEKIGRDIVSQTTERIEGNMQLQSIKNAVQTILNKYSCLIVLDNLWGKDEEVNELKQMLLTGIQTESKIVVTTHSYKVAELVSTVPPYKLSALSEDDCLSIFSQRAMTGRGDPLFREYGEEIVRRCGGTPLVANFLGSVVNAQRQRREIWKAAKDKDMWKIEEDYPEDKISPLFPSFKIIYYNMPHELRLCFVYCSIFPKGSVMDKKKLIQQWIALDMIESRHGTLPLDVTAEKYIDELKAIYFLQVIGRHQTAGEIFNASEEMLCMHDLAHDLARSVAGEDILVILDTENDRHNRFCDYRYAQVSASSLQSIDSKAWPSKARSLIFKTSGTELEDVSKVFSVNKYLRVLDLSECSVNEIPAPVFQLKQLRYLDASTLSITTLPPQISSFNKLQALDLSETELMELPSFLSNLKGLNYLNLQGCQKLQELKSLDLLHDLHYLNLSCCPEVRSFPESIENLTKLRFLNLSRCSKLPTLPNRLLQSFASLCSLVDLNLSGFEFQMLPEFFGNICSLQYLNLSECSKLEELPQSFGQLAYLKALNLSSCPDLKILGSFECLTSLQFLNLSNCTSLEYLPLCLKKLQNLDVSGCQDGNPVLAALGVRHLTNFHSKLSSSD is encoded by the exons ATGACAAATAACTCGGTGGATAGTCCTAGTTCAGCTCAAAGCCTCCATTGCCGGCCGCATCTTCTGGttgtgctctgctcttgctccaCCCCCTTACTTCCAGCTATGGTTGGTACGGAGATGCTCGCGGCCGCGGCTGTGAGCCAGGTCGCCCGCAAGATCGGCGAAATCATCGGCGCCGCGCAGGGCGAGGTCACGCTGTGCTGCAGTTTCAGCGACGACCTGGAGAGCATAAAGGACACTCTGGTGTACCTAGAAGACCTGCTGAAAAATGCGGAGAGGAACTCCTTCGGAAGCGAGAGGGCGAATCTGCGGCACTGGCTCGCCCAGATCAAGTCCCTGGCCTTCGACATCGAAGACATGGTTGACGACTACTACTCTTCCAAGGAGCAGTTTGAAGGGAGCAGCAGCTATGCTCAGAAG GGATCATTGTTCTGCTCACTTTCCAATCCCGTGATTTCGAAAGTTAGCATGGTTCATAAGATGAAATCCAAGAGAGAGTTGTTGCAGACAAGGCAACACTTGCCAAATCAATATCATTTCATTTCACATATTAACTCAGTGGTGGATTTTGATGAGAAGCAGACAACATCATACAGAAATAGTGACATTATTCTTTTTGGGAGAGATAGAGACTTAGAAAATCTCATGGACATTATAATGCAGAAAAGTGTCGGTGAGATTTCCATTATTTCTATAGTAGGGCCCATGGGTCTTGGGAAAACAAGCCTTGCACAGCTAGTTTTCAATGATGCCAGAACAAAGGCATTCAGCTTCAGGATATGGGTTCATGTTTCCATGGGTAATGTCAGCCTTGAAAAAATCGGGAGGGATATAGTTTCACAAACTACCGAAAGGATTGAGGGAAATATGCAATTACAATCAATTAAGAATGCCGTTCAAACCATACTTAATAAGTATAGCTGCTTAATAGTATTAGACAACTTGTGGGGTAAAGATGAAGAAGTGAATGAGCTGAAGCAGATGTTGCTCACAGGTATACAGACAGAAAGCAAGATTGTAGTGACCACCCATAGCTATAAAGTTGCTGAGTTGGTGTCTACTGTTCCACCTTACAAGTTGTCTGCATTATCTGAAGATGATTGTTTGAGTATATTCTCACAAAGGGCAATGACTGGGCGTGGTGACCCACTGTTCAGGGAATACGGAGAAGAAATTGTTAGAAGGTGTGGCGGCACACCTTTGGTTGCTAACTTTCTTGGATCTGTGGTGAATGCTCAACGACAGAGGCGTGAGATCTGGAAAGCTGCCAAGGATAAAGATATGTGGAAGATAGAGGAAGATTATCCCGAAGACAAAATTTCACCACTATTTCCATCATTCAAGATAATATATTACAATATGCCTCACGAACTAAGATTATGCTTTGTATACTGTTCAATCTTCCCTAAAGGATCTGTCATGGACAAGAAAAAACTTATTCAGCAATGGATTGCACTTGACATGATTGAGTCCAGACATGGAACCTTACCTCTTGATGTAACTGCTGAGAAGTATATTGACGAACTTAAAGCAATATATTTCCTTCAAGTTATAGGAAGGCATCAA ACTGCTGGAGAAATATTCAATGCATCAGAGGAAATGCTCTGCATGCATGATTTGGCACATGATCTTGCTAGGTCAGTTGCTGGTGAAGATATCCTTGTGATTTTGGACACGGAGAATGATCGCCATAATAGATTTTGTGATTATCGTTACGCACAGGTGTCAGCTTCAAGCTTACAGTCAATAGATAGCAAGGCTTGGCCTTCCAAGGCAAGGTCACTCATTTTCAAGACTAGTGGTACAGAATTGGAAGATGTCAGCAAAGTTTTTTCAGTTAACAAGTATCTGCGTGTTCTGGATCTCAGTGAATGTTCTGTCAATGAGATACCTGCTCCTGTTTTTCAGCTTAAACAGCTGAGGTATCTTGATGCTTCCACTTTGTCCATTACAACACTCCCTCCTCAAATTAGTAGCTTTAATAAGCTACAAGCATTGGATCTTTCAGAAACTGAACTCATGGAATTGCCATCCTTCCTCAGCAACTTAAAGGGCCTGAATTATTTGAATCTCCAAGGTTGCCAGAAACTTCAGGAATTGAAAAGCCTTGATTTGCTGCATGACTTACATTACCTAAACCTCTCATGCTGTCCTGAAGTTAGAAGCTTCCCTGAATCTATTGAAAACCTCACCAAACTTCGTTTCTTGAACCTGTCACGGTGTTCTAAGCTTCCGACATTACCTAATAGACTACTGCAATCATTTGCTAGCCTTTGTTCTCTTGTAGATCTGAACTTAAGTGGTTTCGAGTTCCAAATGCTGCCTGAGTTTTTTGGCAACATTTGTTCACTTCAATATCTGAATCTATCAGAATGTTCTAAACTTGAGGAGCTCCCCCAATCATTTGGTCAGCTTGCATATTTGAAAGCCCTAAATCTTTCATCTTGTCCTGATCTTAAAATTCTTGGTTCCTTTGAATGCCTTACTTCTCTTCAGTTTCTGAATCTCTCAAACTGCACTAGTCTTGAATATCTGCCACTGTGCCTTAAAAAGCTCCAAAATCTCGACGTTTCTGGGTGCCAggatggtaatcctgttctagcaGCTCTGGGAGTTCGCCATCTCACCAACTTTCATAGCAAGCTGAGCAGCTCAGATTAA